The bacterium BMS3Abin14 genome has a window encoding:
- a CDS encoding integral membrane protein TerC family protein codes for MWDLGWFGHIAFNLQFFSALLSIIIINIILSGDNAVVIALAVRSLPKKQRLWGIILGSGLAVFLRIILTFFAAKLLMIEFLKLGGGLLIAWIAVKLFTEGADESEVQQSGSIGQAVRVILIADLVMSVDNVLGVAGASQGNMFLLIFGLGSSIPLIVGTSTLLSMLMDRYPIIVYIGSAILGKVAGDMIITDPFVERVFHPSQMVEYAVMAIFIVGVLVVGRALLKRKIAKQEALINQ; via the coding sequence ATGTGGGATCTAGGTTGGTTTGGGCACATCGCTTTTAATCTACAGTTTTTCTCCGCGCTGTTGAGCATCATCATTATCAACATTATTCTGTCAGGTGATAACGCTGTTGTTATTGCACTGGCAGTCAGGTCGCTTCCAAAAAAACAGAGGCTGTGGGGGATTATTCTGGGATCCGGGCTGGCGGTCTTTTTGAGGATAATCCTCACCTTTTTCGCCGCGAAGCTGCTGATGATAGAGTTCCTGAAGCTTGGCGGTGGGCTCTTGATTGCATGGATCGCCGTGAAGCTTTTTACGGAGGGCGCTGATGAAAGTGAGGTACAACAATCAGGGTCCATCGGACAGGCGGTAAGGGTTATCCTGATTGCCGATCTGGTCATGAGCGTTGATAATGTGTTGGGGGTTGCCGGCGCCTCCCAAGGCAACATGTTTCTTCTGATTTTTGGTCTGGGCTCCAGCATTCCCCTTATTGTAGGGACGAGTACGCTCCTTTCCATGTTGATGGACAGATACCCCATCATTGTCTATATCGGATCGGCCATCCTGGGAAAGGTTGCCGGAGACATGATTATTACGGACCCCTTCGTGGAGCGGGTGTTTCATCCATCACAGATGGTCGAATATGCTGTAATGGCCATATTTATAGTGGGGGTCCTGGTAGTTGGAAGGGCCCTTTTGAAAAGAAAAATTGCCAAACAGGAAGCCCTGATTAACCAGTAA
- the ggt gene encoding gamma-glutamyltranspeptidase precursor: MSTDKSQNVLRDLAPSRPEDFTTRPVIMGTHGMVTSGHYLASRIGIRILEDGGNAIDAGVAMGFALAVLEPYIYGIGGEVPILIYLAEEKRVLSLCGQGAAPMNATIEWFRKNGYDAVPGDGLPAAVVPDAVSTWISALALFGTMRLSQVLEPSIELADRGFPMYGVLQAALRQNLQRFNDLWPTSAENFLPDGRVPTIGEVYRQPDIAGMFKTLIEAEIRAGKSGRRAGLQAAHDVFYRGEIAERIVKFVQETRAPDSLGNRFAGLLTKEDLLRHTMRVEEPVSTTYREYEVFKCGPWTQGPVFLQQLNLLEGYDLSSMGQNSPEYIHLLTEVAKLAFADREKYYGDPDFVHVPLNILLDKGYSAKRRKLIDPDHASMDLRPGNAASSRPRQENGNPNVFKGDTTHLDAVDQWGNMIAATPSGGWFASSPVITGLGFPLGSRMQMFSLDPDHANALMPGKRPRTTLTPSLVLRQGKPFMVFGTPGGDQQDQWTLQFFLNCVDFDMNMQAAVDAPTFHSSHFPASFYPHSASPGSLTVEGRVPETTISALREKGHDVQVAGDWNHGRVLGIRFDSGSGVISGVSTARLETGYAIGW; this comes from the coding sequence ATGAGTACTGATAAATCCCAGAACGTGCTCAGAGATCTTGCTCCTTCCCGGCCGGAGGATTTTACAACCCGCCCTGTCATAATGGGTACCCACGGAATGGTTACCAGCGGGCATTACCTGGCCAGCAGGATAGGAATCCGTATTCTTGAGGACGGCGGAAATGCTATCGATGCCGGGGTGGCGATGGGCTTTGCCCTGGCCGTCCTTGAACCCTATATCTACGGAATAGGGGGGGAAGTTCCCATCCTGATATATCTTGCCGAAGAGAAACGGGTCCTGAGCCTTTGCGGACAGGGGGCGGCCCCCATGAATGCCACCATCGAATGGTTCAGGAAAAACGGTTATGACGCTGTCCCGGGGGACGGACTGCCGGCTGCAGTGGTGCCTGATGCAGTGTCCACCTGGATATCGGCTCTTGCACTTTTCGGGACGATGCGACTTTCCCAGGTTCTGGAGCCTTCCATCGAACTGGCTGACCGCGGTTTTCCCATGTATGGGGTCCTCCAGGCAGCCCTCCGGCAGAATCTCCAGCGGTTTAACGATCTGTGGCCTACCTCCGCCGAGAATTTTCTCCCCGATGGCCGTGTCCCGACAATCGGGGAGGTTTACAGACAGCCTGATATAGCCGGAATGTTCAAAACGCTTATTGAGGCGGAAATACGAGCAGGTAAAAGTGGACGCAGAGCTGGCCTCCAGGCGGCGCACGACGTGTTTTACAGGGGTGAGATCGCGGAACGGATAGTTAAATTCGTTCAGGAAACCAGGGCTCCCGATTCCCTGGGGAACAGGTTTGCCGGTCTTTTAACGAAGGAAGATCTCCTTAGGCACACAATGCGGGTCGAAGAGCCGGTTTCTACCACCTACAGGGAATATGAGGTCTTCAAGTGCGGTCCATGGACACAGGGACCGGTTTTTTTGCAGCAGCTAAACCTTCTCGAAGGGTATGACCTCTCCTCAATGGGGCAAAATTCGCCCGAATACATTCATCTCCTGACGGAAGTCGCCAAACTGGCCTTTGCGGACCGGGAAAAATATTACGGGGATCCCGACTTTGTCCACGTACCCCTCAATATCCTTTTAGACAAAGGATATTCAGCCAAACGCCGCAAATTGATCGACCCGGATCACGCTTCAATGGACCTTCGCCCCGGCAATGCCGCTTCAAGCCGGCCCCGGCAAGAGAATGGAAACCCCAACGTATTCAAGGGAGACACCACCCACCTTGATGCCGTGGACCAGTGGGGCAATATGATCGCCGCCACTCCCTCCGGCGGATGGTTTGCCAGTTCCCCCGTCATAACCGGGCTTGGATTTCCGCTGGGTTCCCGCATGCAGATGTTTTCTCTTGACCCGGACCATGCCAATGCTCTCATGCCAGGCAAGCGGCCCAGAACAACCCTCACACCATCGCTTGTCCTCCGTCAGGGGAAGCCATTCATGGTTTTCGGGACTCCCGGCGGGGACCAGCAGGATCAATGGACCCTCCAGTTTTTCCTGAATTGTGTGGATTTTGACATGAACATGCAGGCCGCTGTTGACGCCCCGACCTTCCACTCGAGCCATTTTCCTGCGTCCTTTTATCCCCACAGTGCAAGTCCCGGCAGCCTGACTGTTGAGGGCCGGGTCCCGGAGACGACCATCAGCGCTCTCCGTGAAAAAGGACACGATGTGCAGGTGGCTGGGGACTGGAACCACGGGCGGGTGCTGGGTATAAGGTTCGATTCCGGCAGTGGAGTTATTTCAGGGGTGTCCACCGCCCGACTGGAAACCGGCTACGCCATCGGGTGGTAG
- the ppdK gene encoding pyruvate, phosphate dikinase encodes MTVKTSKFVYFFGDGKADGSGKMKDLLGGKGAGLAEMTKLKIPVPAGFTITTEACNAYFDNDKKYPDGMWDQVLDNLEKVEKAMDMKLGDSKNPLLLSVRSGARFSMPGMMDTVLNLGLNESTLKAIIKKTGNERFALDTYRRLISMFGDTVMGVDRQLFETALEKMKNKRGIENDTDLTAADLRELVDEFKKIYRSRTGKAFPKDPLQQVKLAINAVFDSWFGERAGTYRRLNGIPDDLGTGCNVQAMVFGNMGENSGTGVGFTRDPSTGRKKFFAEYLIDAQGEDVVAGIRTPLHINEMKKKLPDTYKELDKIYKKLEKHYKDMLDLEFTVQDGKLYMLQTRIGKRTAAASLKIAIQLVKEKVIDKKTAIMRIDANQIDQLLHPTLDPKASVEIIAKGLPASPGAAVGKVVFSAADAEKAASKGEKVILVRPETSPEDIGGMDAAQGILTARGGMTSHAAVVARGMGKCCVAGCTALNINEKKKSFIVEPHVIKEGDYITLNGSTGEVILGQAPLVTPGLTGDFNTIMKWADEIRELGVRANADTPADARMALKFGAEGIGLVRTEHMFFDAKKIKAVREMILADDSAGRKKALKKILPMQRKDFINIFKVMDGLPVTIRLLDPPLHEFLPKTEKDLKSLAEDMGVPLEKLRARNKSLREFNPMLGHRGCRLAITYPEIAEMQVRAIMEAACQVAKKNIKAIPEIMIPLIADVKEFTVMRELTVRVAEEVENRYKVKIPYDVGTMIEIARAALLAHEIAPEADFYSFGTNDLTQTTYGLSRDDAGSFLPYYVEHGIFEADPFMTIDRKGVGLLMRMAIDSSRKIKKGMKMGICGEQVDPDSVEFCYEIGLTYVSASPFRLPAARLAAAQATLKKKIKKGRSKAAV; translated from the coding sequence ATGACAGTTAAAACGTCAAAGTTTGTCTATTTCTTTGGGGATGGGAAGGCTGACGGCAGCGGAAAAATGAAGGATCTTCTTGGTGGAAAAGGCGCCGGCCTGGCGGAAATGACCAAACTCAAGATCCCCGTTCCCGCTGGCTTCACAATTACCACTGAGGCCTGTAACGCCTATTTTGACAACGACAAGAAATACCCTGACGGCATGTGGGACCAGGTGCTTGATAACCTGGAAAAGGTTGAGAAGGCAATGGACATGAAGCTGGGGGATTCCAAAAATCCCCTTCTGCTTTCCGTTCGGTCTGGCGCCAGGTTTTCTATGCCGGGAATGATGGACACTGTCTTGAATCTTGGACTCAATGAGTCCACTTTAAAGGCCATCATCAAGAAAACAGGCAACGAGCGATTTGCTCTGGACACCTACAGAAGGCTCATATCCATGTTCGGGGACACCGTCATGGGGGTGGATCGGCAGCTTTTCGAAACCGCTCTGGAAAAGATGAAAAACAAGAGGGGCATCGAGAACGACACGGACCTGACCGCCGCCGACCTCAGGGAACTGGTGGATGAATTCAAAAAAATATACCGCTCCAGGACAGGTAAAGCCTTCCCCAAAGACCCCTTGCAGCAAGTCAAGCTGGCCATCAATGCCGTTTTCGATTCCTGGTTCGGGGAAAGAGCCGGAACATACAGAAGGCTGAACGGGATTCCTGACGATCTTGGCACAGGCTGCAATGTACAGGCGATGGTTTTCGGAAACATGGGAGAAAATTCCGGAACCGGCGTGGGCTTTACGAGGGACCCCTCCACCGGCCGCAAGAAGTTTTTTGCCGAATACCTTATCGACGCTCAGGGAGAGGATGTTGTCGCTGGAATCAGGACTCCCCTCCACATCAACGAAATGAAGAAGAAGCTTCCGGACACCTATAAGGAACTGGATAAGATCTATAAAAAACTCGAGAAACACTACAAGGACATGCTGGACCTTGAGTTCACTGTACAGGACGGAAAACTGTACATGCTCCAGACCAGGATTGGAAAACGCACGGCGGCGGCATCCCTCAAGATTGCCATTCAATTGGTCAAGGAAAAAGTCATCGACAAAAAAACCGCAATCATGAGGATCGACGCCAACCAGATTGACCAGCTTCTCCACCCGACACTTGACCCCAAAGCGTCTGTTGAGATCATCGCCAAAGGCCTTCCTGCCTCCCCCGGAGCTGCGGTGGGCAAGGTCGTGTTTTCGGCGGCGGATGCCGAAAAGGCCGCATCAAAGGGCGAGAAGGTGATCCTGGTAAGACCGGAGACCTCACCGGAGGACATAGGCGGGATGGATGCCGCCCAGGGAATCCTCACCGCCAGGGGAGGGATGACCTCCCATGCAGCGGTGGTGGCCAGAGGCATGGGCAAGTGCTGTGTCGCAGGCTGCACCGCTCTCAACATCAACGAGAAGAAGAAATCCTTTATCGTCGAGCCTCATGTCATAAAGGAGGGGGATTATATCACCCTCAACGGTTCAACAGGAGAGGTGATACTCGGACAGGCTCCCCTTGTCACACCAGGTCTCACGGGTGATTTCAACACCATCATGAAGTGGGCCGACGAGATAAGGGAGCTGGGTGTCAGAGCGAATGCAGATACCCCTGCCGATGCCCGTATGGCATTGAAATTTGGCGCTGAAGGAATCGGACTGGTACGCACCGAGCATATGTTCTTCGATGCCAAAAAGATCAAAGCAGTGCGTGAGATGATTCTGGCGGACGATTCGGCCGGCAGGAAAAAGGCCCTCAAAAAAATACTTCCCATGCAGAGGAAAGACTTTATCAATATCTTCAAAGTGATGGACGGCCTGCCGGTGACCATAAGGCTCCTTGATCCACCCCTGCACGAGTTTCTTCCCAAAACCGAGAAGGATCTCAAGTCTCTGGCCGAGGATATGGGTGTTCCCCTGGAAAAACTCCGGGCAAGGAACAAGTCGCTGCGCGAATTCAACCCCATGCTCGGCCACAGGGGGTGCAGGCTTGCCATCACCTATCCCGAGATTGCCGAGATGCAGGTCAGGGCCATCATGGAAGCTGCCTGTCAGGTGGCCAAAAAGAACATCAAGGCAATCCCCGAGATCATGATCCCCCTCATTGCCGACGTAAAAGAGTTTACCGTGATGCGCGAACTGACAGTGAGAGTGGCCGAAGAAGTAGAAAACCGCTACAAGGTGAAGATTCCCTACGACGTTGGAACCATGATCGAGATCGCTCGAGCAGCCCTGCTTGCCCATGAAATAGCCCCGGAGGCTGACTTCTACTCCTTTGGCACCAATGATCTGACCCAGACCACTTACGGGCTATCGAGGGACGATGCCGGAAGCTTCCTGCCTTATTACGTTGAGCACGGAATATTTGAGGCCGATCCGTTCATGACCATCGACCGCAAGGGTGTTGGCCTGCTCATGAGGATGGCCATCGACAGCAGCAGGAAGATTAAAAAGGGTATGAAGATGGGAATCTGCGGGGAGCAGGTGGACCCCGACTCGGTGGAATTCTGCTACGAAATAGGACTCACCTATGTCAGCGCTTCCCCGTTCAGGCTGCCTGCAGCCCGCCTTGCGGCGGCCCAGGCGACATTAAAGAAAAAGATCAAAAAGGGCAGGTCAAAAGCCGCGGTTTAA